A region of Spiribacter roseus DNA encodes the following proteins:
- a CDS encoding FGGY-family carbohydrate kinase, translating to MKKDSKPDLIVGIDAGTSVIKAVAFTLDGRQVGVSAKANQYRTGDDGRAEQSLTQTWSDTAHALKALSDQIDGLGERTAAIGVTGQGDGTWLIGPGGEPVGDAWLWLDARAAATTAALSGTEANATRFAATGTGLNTCQQGAQLAHMDRNCPERLDLASVAFHCKDWLYFQLTGIAATDPSEASFTFGNFRTRAYDSAVLDALGLSHRRSLLAPILEGTEHTHGLTEAAAATTGLRAGTPVCLGYVDMAMSALGAGVHTGEAGTACSAIGSTGVHLQSCADHQVVLNAERTGYVICLPVAGRVTQVQTNMAATLNMDWLLGVLAEVLETFGQPVSGRDLVPRLDAWLRETRPAELLYLPFISEAGERGPFVDARARAAFIGLSTRHGFKDMLRAVVDGVALAAADCYAAMGGAPRELRLSGGAVRSPMLRAALASAVGAPVRVCSRDEAGAAGCAMMAAVAIGAYPDMESCIADWVVPLLGEREYPDAAVTERYHALLPAYQHARQDLAPVWAQLADIRGV from the coding sequence ATGAAAAAAGATTCAAAGCCTGATTTGATCGTAGGGATCGACGCCGGCACATCAGTGATCAAGGCGGTGGCATTCACGCTGGATGGCCGGCAAGTCGGCGTCTCGGCAAAGGCCAACCAGTACCGCACCGGCGATGACGGCCGGGCCGAACAGTCGCTGACTCAGACGTGGTCGGATACTGCCCATGCCCTTAAAGCCCTGAGCGATCAGATCGACGGGCTTGGCGAGCGAACGGCTGCCATTGGTGTGACCGGGCAGGGGGACGGGACCTGGTTGATCGGCCCTGGCGGTGAGCCCGTTGGCGATGCCTGGCTGTGGCTGGATGCCCGCGCCGCTGCCACCACCGCGGCCCTGTCGGGTACAGAGGCGAACGCTACCCGCTTCGCGGCCACCGGCACGGGTCTGAACACCTGTCAGCAGGGTGCCCAGCTGGCGCACATGGACCGTAACTGCCCAGAGCGGCTGGACTTGGCTTCAGTCGCCTTTCACTGCAAGGACTGGTTGTATTTCCAGTTGACCGGCATCGCCGCGACAGATCCCTCCGAAGCGAGCTTCACCTTCGGCAACTTCCGGACTCGGGCCTATGACAGCGCAGTACTCGACGCGCTGGGCCTGAGTCATCGGCGCTCGCTGCTGGCCCCGATACTCGAAGGGACCGAGCACACCCATGGACTGACCGAGGCGGCGGCGGCCACGACCGGCCTGCGTGCCGGCACTCCGGTCTGTCTTGGGTATGTGGACATGGCCATGAGTGCGCTGGGCGCCGGCGTGCACACCGGTGAGGCGGGCACCGCCTGTTCAGCCATCGGTTCAACTGGTGTGCACCTGCAAAGCTGCGCGGATCATCAGGTGGTGCTCAATGCCGAGCGCACCGGTTATGTCATCTGTCTGCCGGTGGCCGGCCGCGTCACACAGGTGCAGACCAACATGGCCGCAACCCTCAACATGGACTGGCTGCTGGGGGTGCTTGCCGAAGTGCTCGAGACCTTCGGGCAGCCAGTGAGCGGGCGGGATCTGGTGCCGCGGCTGGACGCCTGGCTGCGCGAGACGCGCCCGGCGGAACTGCTCTATCTACCGTTCATCTCGGAAGCCGGGGAGCGCGGGCCCTTTGTGGATGCCCGCGCCCGCGCCGCGTTTATCGGCCTGTCAACGCGCCATGGCTTCAAGGACATGCTGCGCGCGGTGGTGGATGGCGTAGCGCTGGCAGCGGCGGACTGCTATGCCGCGATGGGCGGTGCTCCGAGGGAGCTGCGCCTGAGTGGCGGTGCGGTGCGATCGCCAATGCTGCGGGCCGCGCTGGCATCGGCAGTGGGCGCCCCGGTGCGGGTCTGCAGCCGCGACGAAGCGGGGGCCGCAGGCTGCGCCATGATGGCCGCGGTGGCCATCGGCGCCTACCCCGACATGGAATCGTGTATTGCCGACTGGGTCGTGCCGCTACTCGGCGAGCGCGAGTACCCGGACGCCGCCGTCACCGAGCGTTATCACGCACTGCTGCCCGCCTACCAGCACGCTCGACAGGATCTTGCGCCCGTCTGGGCCCAGCTTGCCGACATTAGAGGAGTCTGA
- a CDS encoding DUF2291 domain-containing protein, with translation MASVNAEMPMRRQRRRRGWLLGAAVFAFIAAAGLDTAVVSMGTPADQREAAFDPVGFGNEHFPQIRDYVVDNAVDARMLSEAIDADSSAAAAEYGVSAGVGAIIPVHFTGTVGEGSTGVFNVRVDGLSAGRNIRVQTGPAINGTDLRDATGTIRFGQFTNQIEYQDAGSGINNAMKAAVFEDLDREALSGRTLEVTGVFRLINPDNWFVTPVALEVR, from the coding sequence ATGGCGTCAGTCAACGCCGAGATGCCAATGCGGCGTCAGCGCCGCCGGCGCGGGTGGCTGCTGGGTGCGGCGGTTTTCGCATTCATTGCTGCTGCCGGCCTCGATACTGCGGTGGTTTCCATGGGCACGCCCGCCGACCAGCGCGAGGCGGCATTCGATCCGGTGGGTTTCGGCAACGAGCACTTCCCGCAGATCCGCGATTACGTCGTCGACAATGCCGTCGACGCCCGCATGCTGAGCGAGGCGATCGATGCCGACAGCAGCGCGGCGGCTGCCGAGTACGGCGTCAGCGCCGGCGTCGGCGCGATCATTCCGGTCCATTTCACCGGCACGGTGGGTGAAGGCAGCACTGGCGTCTTCAACGTACGGGTCGACGGGTTATCAGCCGGGCGCAACATCCGCGTGCAGACCGGTCCCGCCATCAACGGCACCGACCTGCGTGACGCTACGGGAACCATCCGCTTCGGCCAGTTCACCAACCAAATCGAGTATCAGGACGCTGGTTCGGGCATCAACAACGCCATGAAAGCCGCGGTGTTCGAGGACCTTGACCGCGAGGCACTCTCCGGCCGGACGCTCGAGGTGACTGGCGTTTTCCGCCTGATCAACCCCGATAACTGGTTCGTGACGCCGGTGGCGCTGGAGGTCCGGTGA